From a single Oncorhynchus nerka isolate Pitt River linkage group LG11, Oner_Uvic_2.0, whole genome shotgun sequence genomic region:
- the b3gat1a gene encoding galactosylgalactosylxylosylprotein 3-beta-glucuronosyltransferase 1 isoform X2 — protein sequence MSKRRDILAIVLIVLPWTLLITVWHQSAIAPLLAIHKDDGADRGRREAGQSSDSKEYCSSDKDIVEVVRTEYVYTRPPPWSDGLPTIHIITPTYSRPVQKAELTRLANTFLHVANLHWILVEDSQRRTPLVTRMLRETGLNYTHLNVETPRNYKLRGDTRDPRIPRGTMQRNLALRWLRETFNSNSSQAGIVYFADDDNTYSLELFEEMRSTRKVSVWPVAFVGGLRYESPKVNAAGKVYGWKTVFDPHRPFAIDMAGFAINLRLILFKPQAYFKLRGVKGGYQESSLLRELVTLNDLEPKASNCTKILVWHTRTEKPVLVNEGKKGFTDPNVEI from the exons ATGTCGAAGAGAAGAGACATTCTTGCCATCGTGTTGATAGTGTTACCGTGGACTCTGCTCATCACCGTTTGGCACCAAAGCGCAATCGCTCCGCTGCTCGCCATCCACAAGG ATGACGGAGCCGACAGAGGGCGGAGGGAGGCGGGCCAGTCCAGCGACTCTAAGGAGTACTGCTCCTCTGATAAGGACATAGTGGAGGTGGTGAGGACGGAGTATGTGTACACGCGGCCACCGCCATGGTCCGATGGGTTGCCCACCATCCACATAATCACCCCCACCTACAGCCGCCCAGTCCAGAAGGCAGAGCTGACGCGGCTGGCCAACACCTTCCTCCACGTGGCCAACCTGCACTGGATCCTGGTGGAAGACTCTCAGAGGAGGACCCCGCTCGTTACACGCATGCTCCGGGAAACGGGTCTCAACTACACCCACCTGAACGTGGAGACTCCCAGGAACTATAAGCTGCGTGGGGACACGCGGGATCCCAGGATACCCCGGGGCACCATGCAGAGGAACCTGGCACTGCGCTGGCTCAGAGAGACCTTCAACTCCAACAGCAGCCAGGCAGGCATTGTCTACTTCGCTGATGACGACAACACCTATAGCCTGGAGCTGTTTGAGGAG ATGAGGTCAACAAGGAAGGTGTCTGTATGGCCTGTGGCCTTTGTTGGTGGTCTGCGCTACGAGTCTCCCAAGGTCAACGCAGCAGGCAAGGTGTACGGCTGGAAGACTGTATTTGACCCTCACCGGCCCTTTGCCATCGACATGGCGGGCTTCGCCATCAACCTGCGGCTCATCCTCTTCAAGCCCCAGGCCTACTTCAAGCTGCGAGGAGTGAAGGGAGGCTACCAGGAGAGCAGCCTTCTCCGGGAGCTGGTCACACTCAACGACCTGGAGCCCAAAGCATCTAATTGCACTAAG ATTCTCGTTTGGCACACTAGGACAGAAAAACCTGTCCTTGTAAATGAGGGAAAGAAAGGATTTACAGACCCCAATGTGGAGATTTGA
- the b3gat1a gene encoding galactosylgalactosylxylosylprotein 3-beta-glucuronosyltransferase 1 isoform X1, translating to MSKRRDILAIVLIVLPWTLLITVWHQSAIAPLLAIHKACHHLVKEIFIIPERLAVHRHRLADDGADRGRREAGQSSDSKEYCSSDKDIVEVVRTEYVYTRPPPWSDGLPTIHIITPTYSRPVQKAELTRLANTFLHVANLHWILVEDSQRRTPLVTRMLRETGLNYTHLNVETPRNYKLRGDTRDPRIPRGTMQRNLALRWLRETFNSNSSQAGIVYFADDDNTYSLELFEEMRSTRKVSVWPVAFVGGLRYESPKVNAAGKVYGWKTVFDPHRPFAIDMAGFAINLRLILFKPQAYFKLRGVKGGYQESSLLRELVTLNDLEPKASNCTKILVWHTRTEKPVLVNEGKKGFTDPNVEI from the exons ATGTCGAAGAGAAGAGACATTCTTGCCATCGTGTTGATAGTGTTACCGTGGACTCTGCTCATCACCGTTTGGCACCAAAGCGCAATCGCTCCGCTGCTCGCCATCCACAAGG CCTGTCACCACCTAGTAAAAGAGATCTTTATCATACCAGAGAGGCTTGCAGTCCATCGACACCGACTCGCAG ATGACGGAGCCGACAGAGGGCGGAGGGAGGCGGGCCAGTCCAGCGACTCTAAGGAGTACTGCTCCTCTGATAAGGACATAGTGGAGGTGGTGAGGACGGAGTATGTGTACACGCGGCCACCGCCATGGTCCGATGGGTTGCCCACCATCCACATAATCACCCCCACCTACAGCCGCCCAGTCCAGAAGGCAGAGCTGACGCGGCTGGCCAACACCTTCCTCCACGTGGCCAACCTGCACTGGATCCTGGTGGAAGACTCTCAGAGGAGGACCCCGCTCGTTACACGCATGCTCCGGGAAACGGGTCTCAACTACACCCACCTGAACGTGGAGACTCCCAGGAACTATAAGCTGCGTGGGGACACGCGGGATCCCAGGATACCCCGGGGCACCATGCAGAGGAACCTGGCACTGCGCTGGCTCAGAGAGACCTTCAACTCCAACAGCAGCCAGGCAGGCATTGTCTACTTCGCTGATGACGACAACACCTATAGCCTGGAGCTGTTTGAGGAG ATGAGGTCAACAAGGAAGGTGTCTGTATGGCCTGTGGCCTTTGTTGGTGGTCTGCGCTACGAGTCTCCCAAGGTCAACGCAGCAGGCAAGGTGTACGGCTGGAAGACTGTATTTGACCCTCACCGGCCCTTTGCCATCGACATGGCGGGCTTCGCCATCAACCTGCGGCTCATCCTCTTCAAGCCCCAGGCCTACTTCAAGCTGCGAGGAGTGAAGGGAGGCTACCAGGAGAGCAGCCTTCTCCGGGAGCTGGTCACACTCAACGACCTGGAGCCCAAAGCATCTAATTGCACTAAG ATTCTCGTTTGGCACACTAGGACAGAAAAACCTGTCCTTGTAAATGAGGGAAAGAAAGGATTTACAGACCCCAATGTGGAGATTTGA